The genomic DNA TATAGGGATcacacacccccccccccccccccccctctcctttCTTAATATTGAATTTGCAGTTACTGGTTAATAGTTGGTAATCATTTCTGTAGGATGTACAGTCAAAGGTCAGTGATGTTGTTCTGGGAAAAGAAAAGCCAGTGGAAGAATCTACTCCTGAATATGAGAAGCTTAAACATTATATATTTGAGCTAGAAAATCATCTAGCAGAGGCCCAGAAACAAGCATTTCGCCTTGTAAAAAGGCACAGAGGTAATACCTTGATCCTAAAAGAAGTTTCTTGAGTTCAGCCCCAATGTAAAATAGCAGTAAAATGTCGTGTTTGTTAAAATTTTGGTCTTCCAAAAAGATAGAAATAGATGACCTGGTGCATGGTATTCTAACGAGCACAAGGCTGCGGTTCGGAGGCCATTAACAATATCTCAACTTGCTCTTGGTTATGTAGTGTTAAACTGGATTGCAAGACCAATTACACCATTCTGATTTTCTTTCATTAGAACTTGGGCAATCTTTGGCGGACTTTGGGAAAGCGATTAAGCTTTTAGGCGCCTGTGAAGGGGATTCGTTGGAGAAGGTGTTTTCTGAAGTTGGTTCGAAGTCAGAAATGTTGTCAATAAAGCTGCAAAGAGAGGTAATTAGTAACCTGTTATCATAGTACCACTTTTCATTTTAAATAGCATATGACCATTCATTTAGTAGTTAGTACTTCTATTACCTAATGCTGTTGATATGCTGTTACTACAGGCAGACAACCTTCTCTTTAACTTTGAAGAGCCTTTGAAAGATTATGTGCGTGCTGTGCAGTCAATAAAGGTGAGTTTCTTTCTCTTCCATCTATTAACTGCAAATAGAGAATTTCTTATAATGTTTAGGAAATGTCAAAGCAAATTGAGGTCATGACTAATTTTCTCATGGTCATGGCAGGCCACTATGCTTGATCGAGCCAATGCTTTCAGGCAGCACTTTGACTTGGACCAGGAGAGGAAGTATAAAGAGCTTAACCTGTAT from Triticum urartu cultivar G1812 unplaced genomic scaffold, Tu2.1 TuUngrouped_contig_5350, whole genome shotgun sequence includes the following:
- the LOC125529116 gene encoding sorting nexin 1; this translates as DVQSKVSDVVLGKEKPVEESTPEYEKLKHYIFELENHLAEAQKQAFRLVKRHRELGQSLADFGKAIKLLGACEGDSLEKVFSEVGSKSEMLSIKLQREADNLLFNFEEPLKDYVRAVQSIKATMLDRANAFRQHFDLDQERKYKELNLEKMKFMNPEKFTESETEFSELKAASEEATKRYEHIVSVMNEELARFQEQKTADIGLAFHEFAKGQAKLAKDIADAWRSVLPKLEACSSS